One window of the Colletotrichum destructivum chromosome 4, complete sequence genome contains the following:
- a CDS encoding Putative histidine phosphatase superfamily, clade-1: protein MRQSALSTSRAYKKRDCAPSFPSLFSPSLFITNRVPSLFPTYCQNRCESPRDNDGRPARLVRPCSCSRVHHGHSSPLPRPSWRIRRQCCKALVPPNLRKKSRCPLSNCPACVCCSAGSRDSPLTSHGVLQARRLGAHLAARTASASAGITHIFSSTLRRASTTAAAVREAVASSHHSSAARDIRVVRLSDLREKHFGTGEGQKFGGTTAFGTARPRHDGAEDLHAMRVRAKRFVDGYLAPIFACVDAEPGGAAESIIIVAHGIILGVLSSVLCGPGLFAAVEPHSESQRPWSWSNTGFVEIRVSSMPVASDLARASHDALLTVRWPRLSLQTISVNCTEHLAGLKKTRGGIGSAKFDEKQKTIISFFAPAPKKRKD from the exons ATGCGTCAAAGCGCGCTCTCCACTTCACGCGCCTACAAAAAACGCGACTGCGCTCCGagttttccttctctcttctctccttcccTCTTCATCACCAACCGTGTTCCTTCATTGTTTCCCACCTACTGTCAGAACCGATGCGAATCTCCCAGGGACAACGACGGCAGACCGGCTCGACTCGTCCGCCCATGTAGCTGCTCTCGCGTGCACCATGGGCACAGTtcacctcttcctcgtccgtcaTGGCGAATCCGTCGACAATGTTGCAAAGCTCTA GTTCCCCCCAACCTAAGGAAAAAGAGTCGCTGCCCTCTTTCTAACTGTCCTGCTTGTGTGTGTTGCAGTGCAGGCTCACGCGACTCACCTCTGACATCCCACGGCGTTCTGCAAGCCAGGCGCCTGGGCGCTCACCTTGCCGCACGAACCGCTtctgcctccgccggcaTCACGCACATCTTTTCCTCAACCCTACGTCGTGCCTCGACCACCGCTGCCGCGGTTAGGGAAGCTGTTGCGTCCTCGCATCACTCGTCTGCAGCGAGAGACATCAGGGTCGTGCGGCTCTCCGATCTCCGGGAGAAGCACTTCGGCACGGGGGAGGGACAGAAGTTTGGAGGCACCACCGCGTTTGGGACAGCCCGACCCAGAcacgatggcgccgaggaccttCACGCTATGCGTGTGCGCGCCAAGCGGTTCGTTGACGGGTACCTGGCTCCAATCTTCGCTTGCGTCGACGCGGAGCCAGGTGGGGCTGCAGAGAGCATCATCATAGTCGCCCACGGGATCATCCTGGGGGTGTTGTCGAGCGTTCTCTGCGGCCCCGGGCTCTTCGCTGCTGTGGAACCCCACTCGGAGTCCCAGCGGCCATGGTCGTGGAGCAACaccggcttcgtcgagatTCGCGTCTCGTCGATGCCGGTAGCTTCTGACCTTGCGCGCGCGTCTCACGACGCGTTGCTGACCGTCAGATGGCCGCGTCTGTCCCTTCAGACTATTTCGGTCAACTGCACCGAACACCTCGCGGGCCTAAAAAAGACCCGTGGCGGTATCGGTAGCGCAAAGTTTgacgagaagcagaagacgatCATTTCGTTCTTCGCGCCTGCGCCTAAAAAACGCAAAGATTGA
- a CDS encoding Putative glycoside hydrolase family 18, catalytic domain, glycosyl hydrolase family 18 (GH18) active, translating into MLLLALVAVFVTVTRVVAVAPSGRSCGNSTVKQGHRNILYVTNWGIYGAGYNPDDIPVEEISHVLYAFADILPNGTVASSDPWADTGKPFGNDSTNEPGNNAYGLVKQLYLKKMANRNMKVILSIGGYTFSPKFAPVAADDARRANFVSSAVKLVADWGMDGIDLDWEYPNTTETNINCVKMLTELRKGLDDYSAKHAEGYHFALGFAAPAGPQNYRAFNLKAMDESLDFWSLMAFDFAGPWDNTTGHQSNVFGNKANPMSTKASIERAIKDYANGGVAPGKINLGMPLYGRAFSKTRGLGEPYCGVPNGTLGQPGILLYKDLPRPRSKVHFDNEAKATYSYDNTTGELVSFDNMKSAKYKQAYIKKKKLGGAMFWEATGDKIGRESLVRKMAAGLGGLEKSPNLLSYPVSQYDNIRNGMKSNLTSIPETNRSSEGR; encoded by the exons ATGTTGCTCCTCGCTCTTGTCGCAGTATTTGTCACGGTAACTCGAGTTGTTGCGGTGGCCCCGTCGGGACGCTCATGTGGGAACTCGACCGTGAAGCAAGGCCATCGTAATATTTTATATGTGACGAACTGGGGCATATATGGCGCGGGGTACAATCCTGACGATATCCCTGTAGAGGAAATTTCTCATGTTCTCTACGCGTTTGCGGACATTCTGCCCAATGGTACCGT CGCCTCCTCCGATCCGTGGGCAGACACCGGGAAGCCGTTCGGCAATGACAGCACCAACGAGCCGGGAAATAACGCCTACGGCTTGGTCAAGCAACTGTATCTCAAAAAGATGGCCAACCGCAACATGAAGGTCATCCTGTCGATTGGCGGGTATACCTTCTCCCCAAAGTTTGCGCCggttgccgccgacgatgctcGCAGGGCCAACTTCGTTTCCTCCGCTGTCAAGCTGGTAGCGGACTGG GGGATGGACGGTATCGATCTCGACTGGGAATATCCTAATACCACCGAGACGAACATCAACTGTGTAAAGATGCTTACTGAACTCCGCAAAGGCCTCGATGATTACTCCGCGAAGCACGCCGAGGGATACCACTTTGCCCTGGGCTTTGCGGCGCCCGCTGGGCCGCAAAACTACCGGGCTTTCAACCTCAAGGCGATGGACGAGTCTCTCGACTTCTGGTCTCTCATGGCCTTCGATTTCGCAGGCCCCTGGGACAACACCACGGGTCATCAATCCAACGTCTTCGGAAACAAGGCCAACCCCATGAGCACGAAAGCCAGCATCGAACGCGCAATCAAAGATTATGCCAATGGCGGAGTGGCACCTGGAAAAATCAACCTGGGCATGCCGCTCTATGGAAGGGCATTCAGCAAAACTCGGGGCCTTGGTGAGCCATACTGTGGCGTGCCTAACGGCACTCTCGGCCAGCCTGGCATTTTGCTATATAAAGACCTCCCCCGGCCGAGATCCAAGGTTCATTTCGacaacgaggccaaggcaaCATACTCTTACGACAACACCACCGGCGAATTGGTGTCGTTTGACAATATGAAGAGTGCAAAGTACAAACAGGCATAtatcaagaagaagaaactTGGCGGGGCCATGTTCTGGGAGGCCACGGGGGACAAAATCGGCCGCGAAAGCCTCGTCCGCAAAATGGCAGCTGGTTTGGGAGGGCTCGAGAAATCGCCAAACTTGCTCTCATACCCAGTCTCTCAGTACGACAACATTCGCAACGGGATGAAGAGTAACCTTACCTCGATCCCAGAGACGAACCGGAGTTCTGAGGGGAGATAG
- a CDS encoding Putative NAD(P)-binding domain superfamily, with protein MTERNHAIVFGAAGLLGWATVDQLLSNYPTEGSFDKVTVVINRPLSEVEFFWPKESASRPSLQIVSGVNLSSTTEDLMRQLDDKVQGVKDVTHVFYFVFNQVADDHIRECEVNCGIMQRVVDSLTSLSSNLKSFVYPGGTRGYGIYVPGGTFEAPLKESMADNLPRDYAKTVAYPWFREILAKASEGKQWTWSEVCPDAVVGFTPNGSGFSLALHWAQYLSLYAYNHGVNDKSETPVEVAFPGNEGGYNSLFTPVSSRVLGRIAVHASLNGDKCDAKIINMADSATPTSFSQIWPDLAGWFGLKGVGPTGDEKALKPGEYVLKNKHLFEREGFNKAVVAGVGGGSSQLDSVGYWLSFDRQLSLERLRTVGFTEERDPVEGWLEAFEKFRQAGIIM; from the exons ATGACCGAACGAAACCATGCCATCGTCTTTGGAGCCGCAGGTCTACTTGGCTGGGCGACTGTCGACCAGCTGCTCTCCAACTACCCGACCGAAGGCTCCTTTGACAAGGTCACTGTCGTCATCAACCGCCCTCTGTCTGAGGTCGAGTTCTTCTGGCCGAAAGAGTCGGCGAGCCGGCCTTCTCTGCAGATTGTTTCTGGGGTGAACTTGAGTAGCACCACGGAGGACCTCATGAGACAGCTGGATGATAAGGTCCAGGGAGTCAAGGATGTTACCCACGTGTTTTATTTCG TTTTCAACCAGGTCGCTGATGACCACATCCGAGAGTGCGAAGTCAACTGCGGCATCATGCAGAGAGTCGTCGACTCGCTCACGTCATTGTCATCGAACCTCAAGTCTTTCGTTTACCCCGGAGGCACAAGA GGGTATGGGATCTACGTGCCCGGCGGAACCTTTGAGGCTCCATTGAAGGAGTCTATGGCAGACAACCTCCCCAGAGACTACGCCAAAACTGTCGCATACCCGTGGTTCCGTGAAATTCTCGCGAAAGCAAGCGAAGGCAAGCAGTGGACTTGGTCAGAAGTGTGCCCCGACGCAGTCGTTGGTTTCACGCCAAACGGATCTGGGTTCTCTCTCGCGCTCCACTGGGCACAGTACCTCTCGCTCTACGCCTACAACCACGGGGTTAACGACAAATCTGAGACTCCTGTTGAGGTAGCGTTTCCTGGAAACGAAGGCGGTTACAACAGCCTCTTTACTCCAGTGTCGTCTCGCGTTCTCGGCCGTATCGCCGTCCACGCCTCCTTGAACGGTGACAAATGTGATGCCAAAATCATCAACATGGCCGACAGTGCGACGCCCACCAGTTTCAGCCAGATCTGGCCCGATCTGGCTGGTTGGTTCGGGCTGAAGGGAGTGGGCCCCACGGGAGACGAGAAGGCATTGAAGCCTGGTGAGTATGTCCTGAAGAACAAGCACCTCTTCGAGAGGGAGGGTTTCAACAAGGCGGTAGTTGCTGGTGTCGGCGGTGGAAGCTCGCAACTTGACAGTGTGGGATACTGGTTGTCATTTGATCGGCAGCTTAGTCTGGAAAGATTGAGGACGGTAGGGTTTACTGAGGAAAGAGACCCGGTTGAAGGCTGGTTGGAAGCATTCGAGAAATTTAGACAAGCAGGCATTATTATGTAG
- a CDS encoding Putative oligopeptide transporter, OPT superfamily, whose product MANTKASVVSTSAIDDDAPSSVVATGRDVDASNLGRPQVLEDDKSDDGLKTNDPERNESEDERQLVNGAVVIRDGNDVARYVVSTQDDGDASCTFRSFIIGSGLTALAACINQIYFYKPVDVSFASVFLCLMAYVIGVTWSVVLPRRHHVEQYLPSQAKWLGPVVHFINPGHFGLKEHAVASILSTSSGNGAAIVQVFGAERLFYNRNTDAATAILTVFSASIFGYGLVGILRSILVHPSEMVWWQCLPMISIYQTLHREPEGNNKDRLRMFGFTSIGMFIWEPIASYIWPWLNGISIPCLASMKAAPPTRKVLMTIFGGISSNEGQGILNFSLDWQYITSRYMSLPLLQQANSWVGIVLSYIMCFSLYYGGAWGAKKFPFMSTAMFDGKTGKVYNQTAVFGQNAILDPEALEIHGLPRLTASNVWANMAAMAAIGALLTHISLFYGPLIKRSLKQAWKKEETDPHYKIMQEKYKDVPMWWYIAILLVGFFTGLGAVIRGNTTLDAWAYVCAILLGCIVAPFSLCLYGLLGTSVATNNLSKMLCGVLQPGKPVANLYFSMFSHEVTVLSVFLSTDLKMAQYLKIPWRTMFLLQTWGSLFGTALNYVIMDTIVANRREILLDPIGNQVWSGRKIQSLNTTAVTWSLAKYVYGFGKDGYGWIPLSIVIGAAIPVILWLVSRKYKTIYGWEVRKLVTPVIFHNASETTSGTTSVIWSQVATGLWSQWYMRLRHPAWFGKYNYIVGGGLDAGAKVMMFILTFAVAGGSGKEVPFPTWWGNPNSSSKQYADYCGTG is encoded by the exons ATGGCGAACACAAAGGCATCGGTCGTCTCTACATCCGCCATAGACGATGACGCCCCCTcatccgtcgtcgccaccggTCGGGACGTTGACGCTTCGAACCTCGGCAGGCCTCAGGTCTTGGAGGATGACAAGTCGGACGACGGACTGAAGACGAACGACCCCGAGCGAAACGAATCCGAAGACGAGAGGCAGCTTGTGAACGGGGCTGTCGTGATTAGAGACG GCAACGACGTTGCAAGATACGTTGTCAGCACCcaggacgatggcgacgccTCCTGCACGTTTAGATCTTTCATCATCGGCTCCG GTCTCACCGCACTGGCGGCTTGCATCAACCAGAT TTACTTCTACAAGCCTGTAGACGTCTCTTTCGCCTCCGT CTTCCTCTGCTTGATGGCCTATGTAATTGGCGTCACATGGTCCGTCGTgctccctcgccgtcatcacgTCGAGCAATACCTCCCATCGCAAGCGAAATGGCTCGGGCCCGTGGTTCACTTTATCAACCCCGGTCACTTCGGCTTGAAggagcacgccgtcgcctcgaTCCTGTCGACTTCAAGTGGCAACGGCGCTGCCATCGTTCAGGTCTTTGGCGCAGAACGACT CTTCTACAACCGAAACACTGACGCCGCTACTGCCATTCTCACCGTCTTTTCTGCCTCAATCTTCGGTTATGGTCTCGTAGGCATTCTGAGGTCTATTCTCGTTCATC CGAGCGAGATGGTATGGTGGCAGTGTCTTCCCATGATCTCGATTTATCAGACTCTTCACCGCGAGCCTGAAGGGAACAACAAGGACAGACTTCGCATGTTCGGCTTCACTTCCATCGGCATGTTCATCTGGGAACCCATCGCGTCGTACATCTGGCCTTGGCTCAACGGCATCTCGATCCCATGCCTCGCTTCCATGAAGGCAGCACCGCCAACCCGAAAGGTCCTCATGACAATCTTTGGCGGCATCTCCTCCAACGAGGGCCAGGGCATCCTCAACTTCTCTCTCGACTGGCAGTACATCACGTCCCGGTATATGTCCCTCCCGCTTTTACAGCAGGCCAATTCGTGGGTGGGCATCGTGCTCTCCTACATCATGTGCTTCAGCCTCTACTACGGCGGGGCCTGGGGCGCCAAAAAGTTCCCGTTCATGTCGACGGCCATGTTTGATGGCAAGACGGGGAAGGTGTACAACCAGACGGCCGTCTTTGGCCAGAACGCAATCTTGGACCCCGAGGCGCTGGAGATCCACGGCCTCCCTCGGTTGACGGCATCCAACGTGTGGGCGAacatggcggcgatggcggcgattGGGGCCCTGCTCACCCATATCTCGCTTTTCTACGGACCTCT TATCAAACGATCACTGAAGCAGGCCtggaagaaagaggagaCTGACCCCCACTACAAGATCATGCAAGAGAAGTACAAAGATGTCCCGATGTGGTGGTACATCGCTATTCTTCTTGTTGGTTTCTTCACTGGTCTGGGTGCCGTCATCAGGGGCAATACCACGCTCGACGCCTGGGCTTACGTCTGCGCCATT CTCCTCGGATGCATTGTTGCGCCTTTCTCGCTCTGCCTGTACGGGTTGCTTGGCACCAGTGTCGCAACGAACAACCTATCAAAGATGCTTTGCGGTGTTCTCCAGCCTGGGAAGCCCGTGGCAAATCTCTACTTCTCCATGTTTAGTCACGAGGTCACAGTACTTTCGGTGTTCTTGTCAACCGATCTCAAGATGGCCCAATACCTCAAGATCCCTTGGAGGACCATGTTCCTTCTTCAGACGTGGGGAAGTTTGTTTGGAACTGCTTTGAACTACGTCATCATGGACACCATTGTTGCCAACCGGCGAGAGATTCTCCTCGATCCCATCGGGAACCAAGTT TGGAGCGGACGCAAGATTCAGTCCCTGAACACTACTGCTGTGACCTGGTCTCTTGCCAAGTATGTTTACGGCTTCGGGAAAGACGGATATGGATG GATTCCGCTCTCTATCGTTATTGGAGCCGCCATCCCCGTCATCCTCTGGCTCGTGTCGCGCAAGTACAAGACGATCTACGGCTGGGAGGTCCGCAAGCTCGTCACCCCCGTGATCTTCCACAACGCCTCTGAGACGACGTCGGGTACGACGTCCGTGATTTGGTCTCAAGTTGCGACCGGACTATGGTCTCAATGGTACATGCGTCTGCGCCACCCGGCTTGGTTTGGAAAGTACAACTACATCGTAGGCGGCGGTCTCGACGCTGGTGCCAAGGTCATGATGTTCATCCTGACctttgctgttgctggcggTTCAGGAAAGGAGGTCCCCTTCCCTACG TGGTGGGGTAATCCCAATTCGAGCTCGAAGCAGTACGCCGACTATTGTGGCACTGGCTGA
- a CDS encoding Putative Cyanovirin-N superfamily — translation MRLLVTSLLFMLLAVGRTMAAPPKSPTSHVMQRSEQTERGFIKSCYDVRFFNPRVINFKKYKKTSPYVVARCLTPDADKCSWMPPFACFANTDGAITYARDGFFDKSCSACEYRAALGKMKCRCDSEWGVVDAVVKIGKDACLPATVDNHRHKTPPRLTDRPAEDYLWVEQGSLMCHDYTAFPIPCAEEEMTKIRFMTGQV, via the exons ATGAGACTACTGGTAACGAGTCTCCTCTTCATGCTGCTGGCAGTTGGCAGGACGATGGCAGCACCACCAAAGTCGCCCACTAGCCACGTGATGCAACGTTCCGAGCAGACTGAGCGTGGTTTCATCAAGAGCTGCTACGACGTGCGCTTCTTCAATCCCAGGGTCATCAACTTCAAAAAATATAAGAAGACGTCGCCGTATGTGGTGGCCAGATGCCTCACACCGGACGCGGACAAATGTTCGTGGATGCCACCGTTCGCGTGCTTCGCGAACACTGACGGCGCAATCACGTACGCAAGAGA CGGGTTTTTCGACAAGTCTTGCTCGGCGTGCGAGTACCGGGCCGCGTTGGGCAAGATGAAGTGCAGATGCGATAGTGAGTGGGGGGTGGTCGACGCCGTAGTCAAGATTGGTAAGgatgcctgcctgcctgcaACTGTCGATAACCATAGACACAAGACGCCACCCCGGCTAACAGATAGACCGGCAGAGGATTACCTATGGGTTGAGCAAGGTAGTCTCATGTGTCATGACTACACTGCCTTTCCGATACCATgtgcggaggaggagatgacGAAGATACGGTTCATGACAGGTCAGGTCTAA